The Streptomyces sp. HUAS CB01 genome has a segment encoding these proteins:
- a CDS encoding DUF2087 domain-containing protein codes for MTDNESGGSRDVSALFSGGRLRAVPRRAARRGQLLDHLARTLFEQGRDYTEREVNDAIRTVHDDCSALRRYLVEARLLTRARDGSAYRRAV; via the coding sequence ATGACCGACAACGAATCCGGCGGCTCGCGGGACGTGTCCGCCCTCTTCTCCGGCGGCAGGCTGAGGGCCGTCCCGCGCAGGGCGGCCCGCCGCGGGCAGCTGCTCGACCATCTCGCGCGGACCCTGTTCGAGCAGGGCCGGGACTACACCGAGCGCGAGGTCAACGACGCGATCCGCACGGTCCACGACGACTGCTCGGCGCTGCGTCGCTATCTGGTCGAGGCCCGTCTGCTGACTCGCGCCAGGGACGGCAGCGCCTACCGGCGAGCCGTGTGA
- a CDS encoding YceI family protein — translation MGLFNRKTNEAAAPAATRTVDPALVALSGTYAIDPAHSSIGFTVRHAMVTNVRGTFSDHEGTLQLDGSDPSRSAATIDVKIASIDTGIADRDGHLRSGDFFDVETFPVMSFRSTTAEQLGGEKYRISGDLTIKDVTRPLSIDLEFNGTATDVYGNERVGFEGSAEILRSDWGLTWNAALETGGVMVSDKVKLNFDISAIKQAA, via the coding sequence ATGGGCCTGTTCAACCGCAAGACCAACGAAGCCGCCGCCCCCGCCGCCACCCGCACGGTGGACCCCGCGCTGGTCGCCCTCAGCGGCACGTACGCCATCGACCCGGCCCACAGCAGCATCGGCTTCACCGTGCGCCACGCCATGGTCACCAACGTGCGCGGCACGTTCAGCGACCACGAGGGCACGCTGCAGCTGGACGGCTCCGACCCGTCCCGCTCGGCCGCGACCATCGACGTCAAGATCGCCAGCATCGACACCGGCATCGCCGACCGTGACGGCCACCTGCGCAGCGGTGACTTCTTCGACGTGGAGACGTTCCCGGTGATGTCCTTCCGCTCGACCACGGCCGAGCAGCTCGGTGGCGAGAAGTACCGCATCAGCGGTGACCTCACCATCAAGGACGTGACGCGTCCGCTCTCCATCGACCTGGAGTTCAACGGCACGGCGACCGACGTCTACGGCAACGAGCGCGTCGGCTTCGAGGGCAGCGCCGAGATCCTGCGCTCCGACTGGGGCCTGACCTGGAACGCCGCGCTGGAGACCGGCGGTGTCATGGTCAGCGACAAGGTGAAGCTGAACTTCGACATCTCGGCGATCAAGCAGGCCGCCTGA
- a CDS encoding roadblock/LC7 domain-containing protein, translating to MSQAAQNLNWLITNFVDNTPGVSHTVVVSADGLLLAMSEGFPRDRADQLAAVASGLTSLTAGASRIFEGGAVNQTVVEMERGFLFIMSISDGSSLAVLAHPDADIGLVGYEMALLVDRAGTVLTPDLRAELQGSLLN from the coding sequence ATGAGCCAGGCGGCGCAGAATCTGAACTGGTTGATCACCAACTTCGTGGACAACACCCCCGGGGTGTCCCACACCGTGGTGGTCTCCGCCGACGGACTCCTGCTGGCGATGTCCGAAGGGTTTCCCCGCGACCGCGCCGACCAGCTGGCGGCGGTGGCATCGGGACTGACCTCGCTGACCGCGGGGGCGTCCCGGATCTTCGAAGGCGGCGCGGTCAACCAGACCGTCGTGGAGATGGAGCGCGGCTTCCTCTTCATCATGTCCATCTCGGACGGCTCCTCGCTGGCCGTGCTCGCCCACCCGGACGCCGACATCGGCCTCGTGGGCTACGAGATGGCTCTCCTGGTCGACCGTGCCGGCACCGTCCTCACCCCGGACCTGCGTGCCGAACTCCAGGGAAGTCTTCTCAACTAG
- a CDS encoding acyl-CoA carboxylase subunit epsilon — translation MTTPAESLLRVEKGHADPEELAAITAVLLARAASQPQAVPAHRGRSTAGWRRLERQSGFRAPHSWQG, via the coding sequence ATGACCACGCCCGCCGAATCCCTGCTCCGCGTCGAGAAGGGACACGCCGACCCCGAGGAACTGGCCGCCATCACGGCCGTGCTCCTCGCCCGTGCCGCATCGCAGCCTCAGGCCGTGCCGGCCCACCGCGGCCGCAGCACCGCCGGGTGGCGCCGTCTGGAGCGCCAGTCCGGCTTCCGCGCCCCGCACTCCTGGCAGGGCTGA
- a CDS encoding endo-alpha-N-acetylgalactosaminidase family protein — translation MSLFRRPRSACVVAVVTAALIAPAGPAAAAPGPAGGPAGTPVLTSGSLAVTVADDFPRVLSYTDRASGARMLGSTRPVTEVTLNGTARTVRLKGAPRVRAASAAYTLTFPGLPDVEIDATLSLSGRATTFEVTAVRDTEAFRVGTIDVPGHDLVSVGSAEHGAATAFTRLDPDSTRTADVFGRVTEATPADPAPVGASYALVNTGALAAAVESNSSYDKPSGATGGDDARFWHQARTADDGSVRVGVRSGQWTYRGAGAPRPASGRALPWAKVVVTPDANGDGRTDWQDGAIAFRTIGVTAPGSGGTPDRVVTHIPFNFASQATHPFLRTLDDVKRISLATDGLGQLAVLKGYGSEGHDSAHPDYGGNHNERAGGLEDLNTLLKAGRKWGATFGVHVNATEAYPEARNFSETLVDRTKPGWNWLNQSYHIDQRRDLTSGDLARRFRQLRDETDRNLGFLYIDVYSTHGWIADETMRTVQAQGWNVGTEWSDKFERASLWSHWANDLDYGGATNKGLNSRIIRFIRNGEKDVWNDHPVLGQTALEDFEGWTGETDWNAFTANIWQRNLPAKFLQHQRIIRWEGDDITFTGGVRGTLEDGRRTFYTDGRKVLDGDRYLLPWDGGRKLYHYDRTGGTSSWAVPGKGTYTVYALTDNGRVRTGTVRPVDGRITLTAEAGRPYVLYPDRAPAPQDPSWGEGGPVRDPGFNDARLGRWARTGTVTRDTDDHGRNSARLTGPAAASLSQRVTGLTPGRRYTASAWIEVRPGDTRRTVLSAGGRSVTVERSAVRNEVAASDWHSTHFQRAKVNFTAPPGGAVTLGIAAAGGSPAPVRVDDVRLVENAPAVKDGTVVHEDFEAVDQGWGPFLKGDAGGVTDPRTHIGRLHAPYTRAGWNGKLVDDVLAGAESLKSHDENSGLVYRTAPWTVPMKDGHRYRVAYDYQSSHAGAYEWVTGYDRSGGGAVETRRTPIGAQRTTGHLSETVTAGCGDTWTGLRKRPDAPEGADFVLDGFTVTDLGPAGAAPACGTLGVAAAGTLEPGRANEVTAVFANDEAGPATGVSVALQPPPGWTAEPAGPIDFASVAPGARATATWRVTPPVDAEYRPYELASTATYTVSGGRRTLGATATVRTLPPPPTNDTWASDLDWTSAENGWGPVERDLSNGETGPGDGSPMRIGGVAYAKGLGTHAPAKVRYHLGGRCTSFTAEVGVDDVQTSGGSVQFAVAADGSEKATSPVLRATDAAWRLTADVTGARYVELTVTDGGDGNGNDHADWGAARFHCAD, via the coding sequence ATGTCGCTCTTCAGAAGGCCCCGCTCCGCATGCGTGGTCGCCGTCGTCACGGCCGCGCTCATCGCCCCGGCAGGACCGGCCGCCGCGGCCCCCGGCCCGGCCGGCGGTCCTGCCGGGACGCCGGTGCTCACCTCCGGCAGCCTGGCCGTGACCGTCGCCGACGACTTCCCCCGAGTGCTCTCGTACACCGACCGCGCCTCCGGCGCCCGCATGCTCGGCAGCACCCGCCCCGTCACCGAGGTGACGCTCAACGGCACGGCCCGTACCGTGCGGCTGAAGGGCGCGCCGCGCGTACGGGCCGCGAGCGCCGCGTACACCCTGACGTTCCCCGGTCTCCCGGACGTGGAGATCGACGCGACGCTCTCCCTCTCGGGCCGCGCCACCACCTTCGAGGTCACCGCGGTACGGGACACCGAGGCGTTCCGGGTCGGGACCATCGACGTCCCCGGGCACGACCTGGTCTCGGTGGGAAGTGCGGAGCACGGCGCCGCGACCGCCTTCACCCGGCTCGACCCGGACTCGACGCGGACCGCCGACGTCTTCGGCAGGGTCACCGAGGCGACCCCCGCCGACCCCGCGCCCGTCGGCGCCTCGTACGCGCTCGTCAACACGGGCGCGCTCGCAGCGGCCGTCGAGTCCAACTCCAGCTACGACAAGCCCTCCGGAGCCACCGGCGGCGACGACGCCCGCTTCTGGCACCAGGCCCGCACGGCGGACGACGGGTCCGTGCGCGTCGGCGTCCGGTCGGGGCAGTGGACCTACCGCGGCGCCGGCGCCCCCCGCCCCGCGAGCGGCCGGGCCCTGCCGTGGGCGAAGGTCGTCGTCACCCCCGACGCCAACGGCGATGGCCGGACCGACTGGCAGGACGGCGCGATCGCCTTCCGCACGATCGGCGTCACGGCACCGGGAAGCGGGGGCACACCCGACCGGGTCGTCACGCACATACCGTTCAACTTCGCCAGCCAGGCCACCCACCCGTTCCTGCGGACCCTCGACGACGTCAAGCGCATCTCGCTCGCCACCGACGGCCTGGGCCAGCTCGCCGTCCTCAAGGGCTACGGCTCCGAGGGCCACGACTCGGCCCACCCCGACTACGGCGGCAACCACAACGAGCGCGCCGGCGGACTCGAGGACCTGAACACACTGCTGAAGGCCGGTCGGAAATGGGGGGCGACCTTCGGTGTGCACGTGAACGCCACCGAGGCCTACCCGGAGGCCAGGAACTTCAGCGAGACCCTCGTCGACCGGACGAAGCCGGGGTGGAACTGGCTGAACCAGAGCTACCACATCGACCAGCGGCGCGATCTGACCAGCGGTGACCTCGCCCGCAGGTTCCGGCAGCTGCGCGACGAGACCGACCGCAACCTCGGCTTCCTCTACATCGACGTCTACTCCACGCACGGCTGGATCGCCGACGAGACGATGCGGACCGTGCAGGCGCAGGGCTGGAACGTCGGGACGGAGTGGTCCGACAAGTTCGAGCGGGCGTCCCTGTGGTCCCACTGGGCCAACGACCTGGACTACGGCGGCGCCACCAACAAGGGACTCAACTCGCGGATCATCCGCTTCATCCGCAACGGCGAGAAGGACGTCTGGAACGACCACCCGGTGCTCGGGCAGACGGCACTGGAGGACTTCGAGGGCTGGACCGGCGAGACCGACTGGAACGCCTTCACCGCCAACATCTGGCAGCGGAACCTCCCCGCGAAGTTCCTGCAGCACCAGCGCATCATCCGGTGGGAGGGCGACGACATCACCTTCACCGGCGGCGTGCGGGGCACGCTCGAGGACGGCCGCCGGACCTTCTACACCGACGGGCGCAAGGTTCTCGACGGCGACCGGTACCTGCTGCCGTGGGACGGCGGCAGGAAGCTGTACCACTACGACAGGACCGGCGGCACCAGCAGTTGGGCGGTCCCCGGCAAGGGCACGTACACGGTGTACGCGCTCACCGACAACGGCCGGGTGCGGACCGGCACGGTCCGCCCCGTCGACGGGAGGATCACCCTCACCGCCGAGGCCGGCCGCCCGTACGTCCTGTACCCCGACCGCGCTCCCGCACCCCAGGACCCGTCCTGGGGCGAGGGCGGCCCGGTCCGGGACCCGGGCTTCAACGACGCCCGGCTGGGCCGATGGGCACGCACCGGCACGGTCACGCGCGACACCGACGACCACGGCCGCAACAGCGCCCGGCTGACGGGCCCGGCCGCCGCGTCCCTCTCCCAGCGCGTCACCGGTCTCACGCCCGGCAGGCGGTACACCGCGTCCGCCTGGATCGAGGTCCGGCCCGGTGACACGCGCCGCACCGTCCTCTCCGCCGGAGGACGCTCGGTGACCGTCGAACGCTCCGCCGTGCGGAACGAAGTCGCGGCCTCCGACTGGCACTCCACCCACTTCCAGCGCGCCAAGGTCAACTTCACCGCCCCGCCCGGCGGTGCGGTCACCCTGGGGATCGCCGCCGCCGGGGGCTCGCCCGCCCCGGTCCGGGTGGACGACGTACGCCTCGTGGAGAACGCGCCCGCGGTGAAGGACGGCACCGTCGTCCACGAGGACTTCGAGGCCGTCGACCAGGGCTGGGGCCCGTTCCTCAAGGGCGACGCCGGCGGGGTGACCGATCCGCGCACCCACATCGGCCGGCTGCACGCCCCGTACACCCGGGCCGGATGGAACGGGAAACTCGTCGACGACGTCCTGGCCGGCGCCGAGTCGCTGAAGTCCCACGACGAGAACAGCGGTCTGGTGTACCGCACCGCGCCCTGGACGGTCCCCATGAAGGACGGCCACCGCTACCGGGTCGCGTACGACTACCAGTCCAGCCACGCGGGCGCGTACGAGTGGGTCACCGGCTACGACCGGAGCGGTGGCGGCGCCGTGGAGACGCGGCGCACCCCCATCGGGGCCCAGCGGACCACCGGCCACCTCTCGGAGACCGTCACGGCCGGCTGCGGCGATACCTGGACCGGACTGCGCAAGCGCCCCGACGCCCCCGAGGGCGCCGACTTCGTGCTCGACGGCTTCACGGTGACCGACCTGGGGCCCGCCGGGGCGGCGCCCGCCTGCGGGACGCTCGGCGTGGCCGCCGCCGGGACGCTGGAACCCGGCCGCGCGAACGAGGTCACGGCGGTCTTCGCCAACGACGAGGCCGGACCCGCCACCGGGGTCTCCGTCGCCCTGCAACCACCTCCCGGCTGGACCGCCGAGCCCGCCGGCCCGATCGACTTCGCCTCGGTCGCCCCGGGCGCCAGGGCCACCGCCACATGGCGGGTGACCCCGCCCGTGGACGCCGAGTACCGTCCCTACGAACTGGCGTCCACGGCCACGTACACCGTCTCCGGCGGCCGCCGCACCCTCGGCGCCACGGCCACCGTGCGGACCCTGCCGCCACCGCCGACGAACGACACCTGGGCGAGCGACCTGGACTGGACGTCCGCCGAGAACGGCTGGGGGCCCGTCGAGCGCGACCTCTCCAACGGGGAGACGGGGCCGGGCGACGGCAGCCCGATGAGGATCGGGGGAGTGGCCTACGCCAAGGGCCTCGGTACGCACGCCCCGGCGAAGGTGCGCTACCACCTCGGCGGCCGGTGCACGTCCTTCACCGCCGAGGTGGGCGTCGACGACGTCCAGACCTCGGGCGGCAGCGTGCAGTTCGCCGTCGCCGCCGACGGCTCGGAGAAGGCGACCTCGCCCGTCCTGCGGGCGACGGACGCGGCCTGGCGGCTCACCGCCGACGTCACCGGCGCCCGGTACGTCGAGCTGACCGTCACCGACGGCGGCGACGGGAACGGGAACGACCACGCGGACTGGGGCGCCGCCCGGTTCCACTGCGCGGACTGA
- a CDS encoding polysaccharide lyase 8 family protein: MPAPPALPAWSRRAFLLASTSGALSLTLPAPACATPAGGAGRAGDEYAALRRRWLDLQLGTGYDPAAEPYASRLAETGRLARTFRDSMAPAGDSLFPGLRFDPPSGITAGYSRLWTMTQACLQPGTGSTGDATLLADVVRGVDHLSERIYNPSTARYGNWWEWQIGSPRLLMDIVTALHDELTDEQRLAACAALDHFVPDSMLGSYTGTSTGANRVDLCRSVMLRGIAGAEPAKIVLARDALSPVFPHVTTGDGLYADGSFVQHTWVAYSGTYGQVLLDGLGRLFALLAGSAWDVTDPGRTTVLDSVENAFAPLIHDGLMMDSVNGRAISRGHLSGDSRQVMRSDHFHGHAMIAAVALLAGGAPEAERTRWHSMIKGWIARDTVSPVLTDRQFGVADLARLHAVAAAPVPAAPEPVGHKLFAAMDRAVHRRPGWTANIAMSSERISAYECGNGENPRGWHTGAGMLYWWPGTDQGDQYTDWFWPTVDWYRLPGTTVSTRRLADREGGEWGEPRPAVRWVGGATDGEYAAVGQHLKGLGSTLEARKSWFCAADAVICLGAGITCTDGVPVETVVDNRNLGERPAAVLTTGRHGRWAHLDGHGGWVVLPAGADRTDPAGDSGVPRLRTLREARTGAWRDINTTGTPERRTRHYQTLWLDHGTDPVNSSYGYILMPGASRRAVAARAADRGWLEILDNSGICQSVVVRSLGLTAANFWRPATVGALTVTAPASVLVRARGRTATLHISEPMRSGLPLELVWDRPVRRVVDAGPSVEVLGTGRRLRLRVTPGTAGVVHGCEVTIG; encoded by the coding sequence TTGCCCGCGCCGCCCGCCCTGCCCGCCTGGTCCCGCCGTGCCTTCCTGCTCGCCTCCACCTCGGGCGCGCTCTCCCTGACCCTGCCCGCCCCCGCGTGCGCGACCCCGGCAGGAGGCGCCGGCCGCGCCGGCGACGAGTACGCCGCACTGCGCCGGCGCTGGCTGGACCTCCAGCTCGGCACCGGCTACGACCCGGCCGCGGAGCCGTACGCCTCCCGGCTCGCGGAGACCGGCCGGCTCGCCCGGACCTTCCGCGACTCCATGGCACCCGCCGGGGACTCCCTCTTCCCCGGCCTCCGCTTCGACCCGCCGTCCGGCATCACGGCCGGCTACAGCCGGCTGTGGACCATGACGCAGGCCTGCCTCCAGCCGGGCACCGGGTCGACCGGTGACGCGACGCTGCTCGCCGACGTTGTCCGTGGCGTCGACCATCTCTCCGAGCGGATCTACAACCCCTCCACCGCCCGCTACGGCAACTGGTGGGAGTGGCAGATCGGCAGCCCGCGGCTGCTGATGGACATCGTCACGGCCCTCCACGACGAGCTCACCGACGAGCAGCGCCTCGCGGCGTGCGCCGCCCTCGACCACTTCGTACCGGACAGCATGCTCGGCTCGTACACGGGCACCAGCACCGGCGCCAACCGCGTCGACCTCTGCCGCTCGGTCATGCTGCGCGGCATCGCCGGTGCGGAGCCGGCGAAGATCGTCCTCGCCCGCGACGCGCTGTCCCCCGTCTTCCCCCACGTCACCACCGGCGACGGCCTCTACGCCGACGGGTCGTTCGTCCAGCACACCTGGGTCGCCTACTCCGGCACGTACGGACAGGTCCTGCTCGACGGCCTCGGCCGGCTCTTCGCCCTTCTCGCGGGCTCCGCCTGGGACGTCACCGACCCCGGCCGGACCACCGTCCTCGACAGCGTCGAGAACGCGTTCGCCCCGCTGATCCACGACGGCCTGATGATGGACAGCGTCAACGGCCGGGCGATCAGCCGGGGCCACCTCTCCGGCGACAGCCGCCAGGTCATGCGCAGTGACCACTTCCACGGCCACGCGATGATCGCGGCCGTCGCGCTGCTCGCGGGCGGGGCCCCGGAAGCCGAGCGGACCCGCTGGCACTCCATGATCAAGGGCTGGATCGCCCGGGACACCGTCAGCCCCGTCCTCACCGACCGGCAGTTCGGGGTGGCCGATCTGGCCCGGCTGCACGCCGTGGCCGCCGCCCCCGTCCCCGCCGCGCCGGAGCCCGTCGGGCACAAGCTGTTCGCCGCCATGGACCGGGCCGTGCACCGCCGCCCCGGCTGGACCGCCAACATCGCCATGTCCTCGGAGCGGATCTCCGCCTACGAGTGCGGCAACGGGGAGAATCCGCGCGGCTGGCACACCGGCGCCGGAATGCTCTACTGGTGGCCGGGCACGGACCAGGGCGACCAGTACACCGACTGGTTCTGGCCGACCGTCGACTGGTACCGGCTGCCGGGGACGACCGTGTCGACCAGGCGCCTCGCCGACCGGGAGGGCGGCGAGTGGGGGGAGCCCAGACCGGCCGTGCGGTGGGTCGGCGGTGCGACCGACGGAGAGTACGCCGCCGTGGGCCAGCACCTCAAGGGGCTCGGCTCGACCCTGGAGGCGCGCAAGTCCTGGTTCTGCGCCGCCGACGCCGTGATCTGCCTCGGCGCCGGGATCACCTGCACGGACGGCGTGCCCGTCGAGACGGTCGTCGACAACAGGAACCTCGGTGAGCGGCCGGCCGCGGTCCTCACCACCGGCCGCCACGGCCGCTGGGCCCATCTGGACGGGCACGGCGGCTGGGTCGTCCTCCCGGCGGGTGCGGACCGCACGGATCCCGCGGGGGACTCCGGCGTGCCCCGGCTGCGCACCCTGCGCGAGGCCCGGACCGGTGCGTGGCGGGACATCAACACCACCGGCACCCCCGAACGGCGGACCCGGCACTACCAGACCCTGTGGCTCGACCACGGGACCGATCCGGTGAACTCGTCGTACGGATACATCCTGATGCCCGGGGCTTCCCGGCGGGCGGTGGCGGCCCGCGCCGCCGACCGGGGCTGGCTGGAGATCCTCGACAATTCGGGCATCTGTCAGTCGGTCGTCGTCCGCTCGCTCGGACTGACGGCGGCGAACTTCTGGCGGCCCGCTACGGTGGGTGCCCTCACGGTCACCGCTCCGGCGAGCGTGCTGGTACGCGCTCGCGGCCGGACCGCTACGCTCCACATCAGCGAACCCATGCGGTCCGGGCTGCCGTTGGAGCTCGTCTGGGACCGTCCGGTGCGCCGGGTGGTGGACGCCGGCCCGTCGGTCGAGGTCCTGGGGACCGGGCGCCGCCTGCGGCTGCGCGTCACTCCGGGTACGGCAGGTGTCGTACATGGCTGCGAGGTGACCATCGGCTGA
- a CDS encoding GTP-binding protein: protein MDFASSSGGAARSTTSAKIVVAGGFGVGKTTFVGAVSEINPLRTEAVMTSASAGIDDLTHTGDKTTTTVAMDFGRITLDQDLILYLFGTPGQDRFWFMWDDLVRGAIGAVVLVDTRRLADCFPAVDYFENSGLPFVIALNGFDGHQPYTPDEVREALQIGPDAPIITTDARHRADAKSALITLVEHALMARLR from the coding sequence GTGGACTTCGCAAGCTCTAGCGGCGGTGCAGCCCGCTCAACCACCAGCGCGAAGATCGTGGTGGCGGGCGGCTTCGGCGTGGGCAAGACCACGTTCGTCGGTGCCGTCTCGGAGATCAACCCGCTGCGTACCGAGGCCGTGATGACGTCCGCGTCGGCCGGAATCGACGACCTCACACACACCGGCGACAAGACCACCACCACGGTGGCCATGGACTTCGGCCGTATCACGCTCGACCAGGACCTCATCCTGTACCTGTTCGGCACCCCCGGACAGGACCGCTTCTGGTTCATGTGGGACGACCTCGTCCGCGGCGCCATCGGCGCCGTCGTCCTCGTCGACACCCGCAGACTCGCCGACTGCTTCCCCGCGGTCGACTACTTCGAGAACAGCGGCCTCCCCTTCGTCATCGCCCTCAACGGCTTCGACGGCCACCAGCCGTACACCCCCGACGAGGTCCGCGAGGCACTCCAGATCGGCCCCGACGCCCCCATCATCACCACCGACGCCCGCCACCGCGCCGACGCCAAGAGCGCCCTGATCACGCTCGTCGAGCACGCACTCATGGCACGACTGCGGTAG
- a CDS encoding acyl-CoA carboxylase subunit beta, whose protein sequence is MTVLDETAGEPTDARGRVAELHALREQARRGPSDRATEAQHAKGKLTARERIELLLDAGSFREVEQLRRHRASGFGLESKKPYTDGVITGWGTVEGRTVFVYAHDFRIFGGALGEAHATKIHKIMDMAIAAGAPLVSLNDGAGARIQEGVSALAGYGGIFQRNTRASGVIPQISVMLGPCAGGAAYSPALTDFVFMVRETSQMFITGPDVVKAVTGEEITQNGLGGADVHAETSGVAHFAYDDEETCIAEVRYLLSMLPQNNRENPPQAPSEDPADRRSDVLLDLVPADGNRPYDMHKVIEEIVDDGDYLEVHERWARNIICALGRLDGQVVGIVANQPQSLAGVLDIEASEKAARFVQMCDAFNIPILTLLDVPGFLPGVDQEHGGIIRHGAKLLYAYCNATVPRISLILRKAYGGAYIVMDSQSIGADLTYAWPTNEIAVMGAEGAANVIFRRQIADAEDPDSMRARMVKEYKAELMHPYYAAERGLVDDVIDPAETREVLIRSLAMLRTKHADLPSRKHGNPPQ, encoded by the coding sequence ATGACCGTTTTGGACGAGACCGCAGGCGAGCCGACCGACGCACGGGGGCGTGTGGCGGAGCTGCACGCCCTTCGTGAGCAGGCGCGGCGCGGACCGAGTGACCGGGCGACCGAGGCGCAGCACGCCAAGGGCAAGCTGACCGCGCGCGAGCGTATCGAGCTGCTGCTGGACGCGGGGTCGTTCCGTGAGGTCGAGCAGTTGCGGCGGCACCGGGCCTCGGGTTTCGGGCTGGAGTCGAAGAAGCCCTACACCGACGGTGTGATCACCGGGTGGGGCACGGTCGAGGGCCGGACGGTCTTCGTCTACGCGCACGACTTCCGGATCTTCGGTGGCGCTCTGGGTGAGGCCCACGCCACGAAGATCCACAAGATCATGGACATGGCGATCGCGGCGGGTGCGCCGCTGGTCTCGCTGAACGACGGCGCCGGCGCCCGTATCCAGGAGGGTGTGTCGGCCCTTGCGGGCTACGGCGGCATCTTCCAGCGCAACACCAGGGCCTCGGGCGTCATCCCGCAGATCAGTGTGATGCTGGGCCCGTGCGCGGGCGGCGCGGCCTACTCGCCGGCGCTGACGGACTTCGTGTTCATGGTCCGCGAGACCTCGCAGATGTTCATCACCGGTCCGGACGTCGTCAAGGCGGTCACCGGCGAGGAGATCACCCAGAACGGCCTCGGCGGCGCGGACGTGCACGCCGAGACCAGCGGTGTGGCGCACTTCGCCTACGACGACGAGGAGACCTGCATCGCGGAGGTCCGCTACCTGCTGTCGATGCTCCCGCAGAACAACCGGGAGAACCCGCCGCAGGCGCCGAGCGAGGACCCGGCGGACCGCCGCTCGGACGTCCTGCTGGACCTGGTCCCGGCCGACGGCAACCGCCCGTACGACATGCACAAGGTCATCGAGGAGATCGTCGACGACGGCGACTACCTGGAGGTCCACGAGCGCTGGGCGCGGAACATCATCTGCGCGCTGGGCCGGCTCGACGGGCAGGTCGTGGGCATCGTCGCCAACCAGCCGCAGTCGCTGGCCGGCGTCCTGGACATCGAGGCGAGCGAGAAGGCCGCGCGGTTCGTCCAGATGTGCGATGCCTTCAACATCCCGATCCTCACGCTGCTGGACGTTCCCGGCTTCCTTCCGGGGGTCGACCAGGAGCACGGCGGGATCATCCGCCACGGAGCGAAGCTCCTGTACGCCTACTGCAACGCGACGGTGCCCCGGATCTCGCTGATCCTGCGCAAGGCCTACGGCGGCGCGTACATCGTCATGGACAGCCAGTCCATCGGCGCCGACCTCACCTACGCCTGGCCGACGAACGAGATCGCAGTGATGGGCGCGGAGGGCGCGGCCAACGTCATCTTCCGCCGCCAGATCGCCGACGCCGAGGACCCCGACTCCATGCGCGCCCGCATGGTCAAGGAGTACAAGGCCGAGCTGATGCATCCCTACTACGCCGCGGAGCGCGGACTGGTCGACGACGTCATCGACCCGGCCGAGACCCGCGAGGTGCTGATCCGCTCCCTCGCCATGCTCCGCACGAAGCACGCCGATCTGCCGTCCCGCAAGCACGGCAACCCCCCGCAGTAA
- a CDS encoding DUF742 domain-containing protein, translating to MATPPGGHPYDGAQQSPGEHAQNRFNFPSSPSRGSGPQPYQRPQQPYDPSYNQPQGPRIQPVAPRRAPEPAPASGSSNPLVRPYAMTGGRTRPRYQLAIEALVSTTADPARLQGQLPEHQRICRLCFEIKSVAEISALLSIPLGVARILVADLAEAGLVAIHQPGGDESAGGQPDVTLLERVLSGLRKL from the coding sequence GTGGCAACACCCCCAGGCGGACACCCATACGACGGGGCTCAGCAGTCTCCGGGTGAGCACGCTCAGAACCGCTTCAACTTCCCCTCTTCACCGAGCAGAGGCAGCGGTCCCCAGCCCTACCAGCGGCCGCAGCAGCCGTACGACCCGTCGTACAACCAGCCGCAGGGCCCCCGGATCCAGCCGGTGGCTCCTCGTCGGGCCCCGGAACCGGCGCCCGCGTCGGGCAGCAGCAACCCGTTGGTGCGCCCCTACGCGATGACCGGCGGCCGGACCCGGCCGCGCTACCAGCTCGCCATCGAGGCGCTGGTCAGCACCACGGCCGATCCCGCACGGCTGCAAGGGCAGTTGCCCGAGCACCAGCGGATCTGCCGGCTGTGCTTCGAGATCAAGTCGGTGGCTGAGATCTCGGCACTTCTCTCCATCCCCCTCGGCGTCGCCCGGATCCTCGTAGCCGACCTGGCCGAGGCCGGACTCGTCGCCATCCACCAGCCCGGCGGCGACGAGTCCGCCGGCGGTCAGCCAGACGTGACACTGCTCGAAAGGGTGCTCAGTGGACTTCGCAAGCTCTAG